The segment GGGGACGGGACCTCGCCCGGACTCACCGATCTGCGACTGGGCCACCAGCGTGGAGGTGCGGTCGCAGAGGGGCGAgaagggcagccccagctcggCCTCCTTGTCCCCCTGGCAAGGCAAGGGACATCTGTGGTGTCCCCACGGGGTGTCCCCCGCGtccccccgcccggccccggccctaCCTGCCGGAAGAACTCCTCCATGAGGGCCTTGGTCCAGCGGCTGTGCACCGCCCACTGCTTGGTGGGGTGGCTGATGTCGGCCGCgtgcagcagcagcgacagcaccTTGGACTTGTCCAGCCTGGGGACAACAGCCCAGAttgtccccaaagccaccccgCCACCCCTGGGGACACGTCTGGGGGCTGGCCACCGCCCCCACCCacctctccagctgctgcagcgcCGTCTTCATGGACTTGACCTGCTGGAAGTGGCAGGACATGTCGGTGGCCAGGACCATCTCGATGACCAGCGCCCGCAGCTCGCTgcggggacagaggggacacggtcaggggacagcacggggacagggtggggacagcgaggggacagcgaggggacCTTACGCGAACTCGTCCTTGGTGAGGTTGACAAAGATGTTGAGCTCCTCGTCCTGCATCAGGCGGAACACGGCGCTGATGTGGTGGTTCTCCAGCACCGAGCGGTCGTTGTACAGGATGGCGGTGTCCGacctggggacaccatggggacaccatggggacactgggcatggggacagggcCCCCGCAGCGAGGGGTGGCCCTGGGTGGCAGCAcggctgtgtcccagctgtgttgGTGGCCCTGAGCgttccccaggtgtccccagggtgggtctgcagcagtgcctgggacaCGCCGTGCCACCCATACCATGCTGTGCCACCCAAGCCATGCTGTGCCACccgtgctgtgccatgctgtgccatatCTGGTGTGCcacctgtgctgtgtcccccatGCCATGCTGTGTCTCAGTGCCATGCTATGTCACCTGTGCCATGCTGTGTCACCCATGCTGTGCCATGTCACCCATGCAATGCCATGTCCCTGTGCCATGCCGTGTCCCTGTGCCGtgctgtgtcccctgtgccatGTCATGCCACCCGTGCCATGCCGTGTCCCCCATTCCACGCTGTGTCCCTATGCCGTGCCATGTtcctgtgccatgctgtgccacccgtgccatgctgtgccaccCATGCCGTGCCGTGCCCTGTCCCCGTGCCCTCACTTGGTCTGGATGTGGAAGCTGTTCGTTGTCCCCGTGTGCTCGAAGTCGTGGATGGCAGCGGCGAAGACGATGGCCAGGAGCTCGATCTCggacaggcagtgctggggacagggacggggacagggacagggacagggacagggatgggacagggacagagatggGACAGCGACAGTGagtcagggacagggatggggacaggaatgggaacagggatggggacagggacagggatgggacataGACAGCGagtcagggacagggatggggacagggccacCCCCCCCCATGAGTTTGCTGTGACAGCCACGTGGGGACAACGGGCAGCACATGCACCAGGTGCCACCCCACATGTGACAGTTGTGTAGGGACAGTGGGGCACAGACATGTGACAGGTGCCACCCCACATGTGACAATTGTGTAGGGACAGTGGGGCACAGACATGTGCCAGGTGCCACCCCGCGTGTGACAACCGTGCATGGTCACATTCCAGGTGCCACCCATGCGTGTCCCCCGGTGCCACCCTGGGGACGTTCCCATGGCAACGAGCACTGCCAGGCGGTGGGgacagccccgtgtgtgtccccgtgtccccgtgtccccgtacCAGCATGCCGGTGCGCAGCAGGAAGCAGTGCACGGTCTGGGTGACGTCGGCCGCGTGCACCTGGTTGTGGTAGGGGTTCCGGAACTTTCCGTAGCCGCCCTCCAGCGCCTCCAGCAGCGACGTCAGGAACGCGCCCGGGATCTGCCAGAGGGGACATCGGggtgacagggaggggacaggccctgaggggcagctcgggggtcctggaggggagTTTGGGAGGATCCAGAGGGAGTCCTGGGTTGGAgtctggggctcctggggagggttttggggttgttggggttttgggggggtttttttggggatgttttggaggattttggaTGTTGGGTCACAGCTCGAAGCAGCTGTTGAGGTtgtgggtgggattttggggggattttggggggggtatTTTGGGGCTCCGTTCCCACCTTGAAGCGGCTGTTGAGGTTGTGGCGGGTGAAGAGCTCGAACACCACCGTGCGCAGCGAGTGCTCCTCGGCCGCGCGGTGCAGCGAGAACACGTCAAAGCACCACTGGTCCAGCCCctgcggggacaccggggacaccgctggggacaccggggacactggggggacccGGGAATGCCAGGGACGGACGGGAATTCCAGGCGTGCCCAGGAAATCCCAGTAGAGCCCAGTAAAACCCCAGGGAAGCCGAGGATTCCCGTTTATTCCCTGTTATTCCCATTTATTCCTAGCTGTTCCCACTGATTTCTGGTGATTCCCACTGGTTCCCAAAGTTTCCCAGTGATTCCCAGATATTCCCATTGATTCTCAAATTCCCAGTAATTCCCAGTGATTTCCAGAGATTCCCAGTGATTCCCAGATATTCCCATtgattcccaaattcccagtgATTCCCAGAGATACCCACTGATTCCCAAGATTCACAGtgattcccaaattcccagtaATTCCCAGTAATTCCCATTGATTTCCAAAGATTCCCAGTGATTTCCAGTGATTCCCAGATATTCCCATTGATTCCCAAAGATTCACAGtgattcccaaattcccattgaTTCCCAGTAATTCCCATTGATTTCCAAAGATTCCCAATGATTTTCAGTGATTCCCATTGATTCCCGTTGATTCCCAGTTattcccagccattcccagtggctcccagcagcccccTCCCTtggttttggagttttttggggttttttttggtaccTTCAGGCAGTTGAGGACGGAGGAGGAGTAGCTGGGCCCCACGGCCGTGTACGTCCGGCGGAACATCCTggggggaggcagagctggggggactgggggggctggggacccccggggctggggacagagctggggacagccctggggacacacctggggctggggacacacctggggacacacctggggctggggacagccctggggacacacctggggctggggacacacctggggctggggacagccctggggacagccctggggacacacctggggacacacctggggacccTCCTCGGTTCCAGGGACCCTCTTGGGTTTTGGGGACCCACCTGATGCTGGGGACAGTCcctggggggtttttggggactCCTCTGCTCTCAGCTCACCTCCCACAGTGTCACATCCTCCCCTGAGctctgtccccactgtgtccccTCCACGCCATCCTcggtgtgtccctgtcctccctgtgccatccttggggtgtccctgtgtcccctgtgccatcattggggtgtccctgtcccccctgtgcCATccttggggtgtccctgtgtcccctgtgccctcctcagggtgtccctgtcccccctgtgccctccctgtccccattgtgTCCCCCTTgaggtgtccccgtgtccctctcccccctgtgccctccctgtccccattgtgTCCCCCTTgaggtgtccccgtgtccctgtcccccctgtgcCTCGCTCAGAGTGTCCCCCACGCCCCCCTCGCCGTGTCCCCGTCCCGTGTCCCCTTTTTGTCACCTCTCCACGAAGATGCCGGCCTGCACGGCGTGCACGATGCTGCGGAATTTGGGTTTCTCCTCGGCCCGGCGGCCCTTGGCCCGCGCCTGCTGCGTGAAGGTGGCTGCGAGCCAGTCCCGCACCTCGGAGGGCACGGCCGCGTCCGAGCCCATGTCCCGCAGCTCGTCCTCCGTGTCCAGCACCTGCCTGGGGGCACGGCGGCACTCAGCGCTGCGTCCCCGCCCCGGCACGGCCCCCAGCGTCCCCCGGGCGTCCCCGGGTGTTGGGGGAGATCCAACAAGGCAAGGAAGCTTTGCAAAGTGCCTGGCAAAAGGTTCTGAGAACATGGGAACCGTGAGATTGAAATGGAAGCAAGCTTGGAGATCCCTCCGTTACTGAACAACGGGAGAACAACGGCGTGGCTGGCTGAAAGGGATCGTTTTTGGGTGAAACAAGACTCTCTGCTAGCAGGCAGGTCTGAGAGTCCGAGCAAACTCTGCCAGCTCGGCAGAAGAAGTCTAAAGAGGAGTTTTTAaggtttaaaatgtagcacagtatggtaatAGAAGAAGTCTAAAGAGGAGTTTTTAAGGTTTGAAATgtagcacagtatggtaatAGAAGAAGTCTAAAGAGGAGTTTTTAaggtttaaaatgtagcacagtatggtaatAGAAGAAGTCTAAAGAGGAGTTTTTAAGGTTTGAAATgtagcacagtatggtaatAGAAGAAGTCTAAAGAGGAGTTTTTAAGGTTTGAAATgtagcacagtatggtaatAGAAGAAGTCTAAAGAGGAGTTTTTAAGGTTTGAAATGTAGCACAGTATGGCAATGTAGTGGTTCCTATAGGCCGGATGGAAATGCTCTAAGATTTGTATGTTGTGCTAGATTGGtgagtgagaatcagaatattcagcacagaagatgatttattgtattggaaCGGGAACTTCGCTCTCTTATCTCTGGTCTCTTATCTCTTGTCTCTTATCTCTCGTCTCTTGGCTCTTACTTTGCTATgctcttaccccttttactctcttgtccttttgctctcttaccctctcatcctctctacccctctctcctctcagtcctgctctgagctgtgcctggcagctcccagcagggccctgcacccaggccctctgcaataatccccaaatcccaaaaggcccctgcacgtgtccctttgcaataaaccccaaaccccaaaaggGCCCTGCACGTgtccctttgcaataaaccccaaattccaaaagGCCCCAAAacttggccctttgcaataaaccccaaaccccaaaaggcccctgcacttggccctttgcaataaaccccaaaccccaaaaggcccctgcccccagcccctttgcaataaaccccaaattccaccacccgcctgcagagatctctcatctccatccatcccgaccgtgctacccccATCAATCCCACAcccggggtgtccccagggtgtccccagggtgtccccagggtgtcccctgCCCACCTGGTCTCATCGATGCACACGGCCTCGAGCAGGGAGGCCGCGTACTCCAAGTTGCGCTTCAGCTCCTCCACGCTGACCTCACCCGCCTCGAGCTGCTTGACCAGGAAACGGAGcctggggggcacggggggcaccCCCGGAACGGGGGCACAGGGttagggacagcaggggacagcagggacagggggcacCCCTGGAACGGGGGCACAGGGttagggacagcaggggacagcagggacagggggcacCCCTGGAATGGGGGGACAGGGttagggacagcaggggacagcagggacagggggcacCCCTGGAATGGGGGCACAGGGTTAGGGACCCCCAGAATGGGGCGAcaggggggacagcagggaccccTGGCAGTGGGGGGACAGAGGGttagggacacccagggacagccccaggaagGGACAGTGGGttagggacacccagggacagtggggaccCCAGCACagtgggggacagggacaccaggggacagccctgggggggacagggagtcagggacacctggggacagatgggaccccagcacaggggggtACAGAGGGttagggacacccagggacagatgggacccctggcacaggggggtACAGAGGGTTAGGGACACCCTGCAAtagcccagggaggggacagcaggttAGGGACACCCGGGGACAGAGGGGCCAGCCCCCAGGTTGGGGACAGCGTGTTAGAGACTCCCAGGGTGGCATTGAcacccccaggagagcagggacagcccccccAGTTGGGGACACGAGGGGTGTCACAGGAAGGGGACAGGGAATTGGGGGGAGTCCTGTCTGGGGAGTGCCACCCCCGTGGCACCGGTGGCACCGCGACgtggggtggcacaggtggcacggggtggcacagggtggcacaggtggcacgggggtggcacaggtggcacagggggGGGGCCCAGGGTGGTGACAGCATGGGGACACGGGCGCTGCCACCGTGCCAGCACAAGGACACGGCTGTGGCCGCCGCGGTCACCGGAGCCACGCGCTGGGGAGGGGCCACCACGTCCCCCGGTCACGGCGACAGTGacggtgacagtgacagtgacagcgaggggggccggggggagcgggggggggCACAGACGTCACCAGCGCTGCCGTGACCTTGGGGACAGCGATTGTCACCTTCCCGTGCATGGCGGCCACCCCCGTGGGGACCCTCAGGGACGCCCCCTTGGGGACGGCCACCCCCCGGGCCCCCCGCCTTGGTGACCCCCGTGTCACTCGTGGGGACAAGGGGACGAGGGTCGGGCTGTGCCACCCTGCCGGGTGCCACCCCCGGGCCACCTGCCACCACCATGTCCCCTGCTGGtgacccccgtgtccccagggccaccccacgGGTGACAGGGTGGCCTCAGGGACCCCGGGGACTGTCACCCCTGGGAATGGGGcgggggggacaccgggggggctcaggaggggacagccccgACTTTGGGGACACGCGGTCACCCACCTGTGGGAGCGACACGTGGGGACACGCGTGTGACACCCCCAGAGTGCCACAACCCCCCCTGCACGcacgtgtgtgtgtgacacccccaCAGTGTCAGTGTCACCCCCACAGTgtcacccccgtgtccccaggggcGCCCAGGTGCGTCACACGcggcccaggtgtgtcccacgCGTGTGCCCCGCCCCGCCTGTGCCCTCCCCGTGTCCCACACGTGTCCCCACGCGTGTCCCCACGCACGTGGTGCCCcccgggccgcccccgccccacggggaccccccccccccgggcGCCGCACGTGCCGCAGGTGGGCGCGGGGCACGTGAGCgcctggcacaggtgagggggtGGCACCCCCGGCACCCCCCCCCCCGGTGACACGGAGGTGGCACCTGCGGCACCTGCGCTGTCCCCGCAGGCTTGGGGACACCCCGGGCTCGCTGTCACCCCGCGGTGACACCCCCAGAGCGCCACACGAGGGGAGGGGACCCCCAAGTCTGTCCCCAAGGGGGTCCCAAAGgagggggacaccccaggggtcccttggggacagccagggTCCCAGGGGCCTTTTTTGGGGGTGGGGGTCTTAGAGGGGGAGGGGGTCCCCAGAATGGGGGGGTCAGGGGTTGGTTGGGGTGGGATCCTCGGATGGGGCACGGGTCCCGGCTTGGGGGTTccggtttggggtttgggtggaGGTCCCAGTTTGGGTCTGAGGGGTCCTGGTTTGGGGGCCCCGGGTTTGGGGGTTTAAGGTTTAAGGGTTTAAGGTCCAAATTTAGGGTCTAAAGGTCccgatttgggggtcccagtttGGAGTTTAAGAGGTCCCGGTTTGGGGGTTCCAGTTTGGAGTGTGGGTTTCAGGGTCccggtttgggggtcccagtttggggtttggggggtcccagttTTGGGGGGTGTCCTCTCTTTCGGGGGTGTCTCTTTGGGGGTCCCTCCGGGGCTCTCTCTGGGTTTGGGGTCTCTCTCTTTGGGGTGTCTCTCTCTGGGTTTGGGGTCTCTCTTTGGGGTGTCTCTCTCTGGGTTTGGGGTCTCTCTTTGGGGTGTCTCTCTCTGGGTTTGGGGTCTCTCTCTTTGGGGTGTCTCTCTCCGGGTTTGGGGTCTCTCTTTGGGGTGTCTCTCTccgggttttggggtctctcttTGGGGTCTCTCTCTCCGGGTTTGGGGTCTCTCTTTGGGGTCTCTCTCCGGGTTTGgggtctctctctctggggTGTCTCTCTCCGGGTTTGGGGTCTCTCTTTGGGGCGGGGGTCCCGCGGCCGGGGGGTCACTCACAGCGCCCGCAGCTTGACCCAGACCTTCCTGCCGGGCACGGCCCTGGCGTCCAGCGGGGACGGGCACCCCCCGGCCGCGTCCAGCGCCGGCCGCTCCCGCTCCAGCCCCGGGAGGCTCCGCGGCGGCTCCATCGCCCCTGGGCACCGGCGGCGCggctcagcccggcccggctcccTCCGGCAGCCGCGGCTCCTTCCCGGTCCCTCCCGGTCCTCCCGGAGCCCCCCCCGTCCCTCCCGGAGCCCCCCCGGTCCCTCCCGGAGCCCCCCGCGcctcccccggccccggctcccgGTCCCTCCCGCACCCCCGGAGCCCCCGCGGCCCCCGGCGgctcccccggccccggctgcCGGCGGCTCCTGCGGGCCCCGGTAGcggccgcagccccggcgggcgcccccccgccccggcctccccccgccccccggTAGCCGGCGGCTGCGCAGGCAGCACCGGAGCCAAGATGGATCCGGGCACCGGGGGTGGGAGCAACGGCAGGGGAGAACCGGGGAGAGCCGGGGAGGAGAGGGCCGGGAACGGAGAACCGGGAGGGGAGAGCCGGGAACCGAGAACGGGGCTGGGGGAAAGGGGATGGAGAACCGGGAACCGAGAACCGGGGGTGGAAAACCGGGGGGAGAACCGGGAATGGAGAACCGGGGATGGAGAACCGGGAATAGAGAACCGGGGATGGAGAACCGGGGATGGAGAACGGGCGGGAAGCGGGGGAGAAGCAGCGGGAGGGGAGCGGAGGAGCGGGGATGGCAGCGCCGGGATGGGCAGCGCCGGCACCGGGGATGCTGCGCGCTCCTACCGGGGGGATGCTCGGCCGGTGCCGCCGGTGCCGCCGCTGTCGCCGGTGTCGCCCGAGCCCCGGTCCCCGCGGCCACCGGCGCTGCCTCCGCCGCCCGGGGCTCGCCGCAACTTTCCCCgagccggcaccggcaccggcaccggcaccggcgggcggggcggggcgggggagcCGGGGGCGGGGGCCGGGACCGGGGGGTCCGCCCAGCCCCGCGCGGCGCCGGGACCCCCAGGGGAACGCGGGGGGGagcgggggctgccccgggaccccccgaggggagggaggggacccgggaccccccccggggggcagccgggacccccccggggctgtgcccaaccgaggggaccccaaaacctcctggagctgggggggggggggtcaggaCCCCCGGGATCCGCGGGgccaaagggggagggggaggtgGCCCGGGACCCCCGGGGGATGTGGGGGGGTTCGGGAGGGGTCAGAGCCCCCCGTGAcccccccggtgcccccggcccCGTCCATCCCCGACCCCGGCAGGGCCCCTTTGTCCCCTCCCCTCGGGGGGGGTCAGcagcccccaccccccccaGTTGTTGTAGTCCTACCCAAACCCcctcacctgggctgggggggcaccTGGAGCGGGACCCCCCCACATCCCCTGATCCACACCCTGAGACCCCCCCAGATCCCCCTGGAGCCCCTCGGGGGCGCTGCTGGCCCGGGGGGGTCTCAGGGATGAACccggggggggtttggggtgcggGGACCTCAGGGATGACCCGGGGGGGTCTCAGGGCggagtgggggggggggtctcgGGCCGGCCTgggggggtctcagggctgAACccggggggggtttggggtgcggGGACCTCAGGGCCGGCCCGGGGGGGTCTCAGAGATGGCccggggggaatttggggtgcagggaccccagggctgacccgggaggggtctcag is part of the Agelaius phoeniceus isolate bAgePho1 chromosome 35, bAgePho1.hap1, whole genome shotgun sequence genome and harbors:
- the PDE1B gene encoding dual specificity calcium/calmodulin-dependent 3',5'-cyclic nucleotide phosphodiesterase 1B, which codes for MEPPRSLPGLERERPALDAAGGCPSPLDARAVPGRKVWVKLRALLRFLVKQLEAGEVSVEELKRNLEYAASLLEAVCIDETRQVLDTEDELRDMGSDAAVPSEVRDWLAATFTQQARAKGRRAEEKPKFRSIVHAVQAGIFVERMFRRTYTAVGPSYSSSVLNCLKGLDQWCFDVFSLHRAAEEHSLRTVVFELFTRHNLNSRFKIPGAFLTSLLEALEGGYGKFRNPYHNQVHAADVTQTVHCFLLRTGMLHCLSEIELLAIVFAAAIHDFEHTGTTNSFHIQTKSDTAILYNDRSVLENHHISAVFRLMQDEELNIFVNLTKDEFAELRALVIEMVLATDMSCHFQQVKSMKTALQQLERLDKSKVLSLLLHAADISHPTKQWAVHSRWTKALMEEFFRQGDKEAELGLPFSPLCDRTSTLVAQSQIGFIDFIVEPTFSVLTDVAEKLVTPLAEDGSKAKGNPAAAQQPSSQWRQPSLDEHLEDIKADLAGFRSTWTKHIQENKQKWKERAASGITNQASIDELSPCEEPAATGTHSENGDVE